The following coding sequences are from one Salvia hispanica cultivar TCC Black 2014 chromosome 3, UniMelb_Shisp_WGS_1.0, whole genome shotgun sequence window:
- the LOC125212438 gene encoding uncharacterized protein LOC125212438 encodes MSHSLSSFAISLYKFNPESLSRSGRFLFRASSSTAPGIDFSSLESAIAKKDSDGVREALDQLREVGWAKKWSSQPYISRRTTSLRELTTLGLKNAENLAIPSTRNDAAFLFTVVGTTGFLGILAGQLPGDWGFFVPYLVGSISLVVLAIGSISPGLLQAAIGGFSSFFPDYKERIARHEAAHFLVAYLLGLPILGYSLDIGKENVNLINEKLEKLIYSGQLDAKELDRLAVVAMAGLAAEGLQYDKVVGQSADLFSLQRFINRTKPPLSRDQQQNLTRWAVLFAASLIKNNGALHEALMAAMSKNATVIECIEAIEKAG; translated from the exons ATGTCCCATTCTCTCTCATCCTTCGCAATCTCTCTCTACAAATTCAATCCGGAATCGCTGTCCAGATCCGGTCGATTTCTATTCCGAGCTTCCTCCTCAACTGCTCCTGGCATCGATTTTTCCTCTCTCGAATCCGCCATTGCTAAG AAAGATAGTGATGGAGTGAGAGAGGCACTTGATCAGTTGAGGGAAGTCGGTTGGGCCAAAAAATGGAGTTCTCAGCCATATATATCGCGTCGTACA ACATCTCTGCGCGAGTTGACAACTTTAGGACTGAAGAATGCAGAAAATCTTGCCATACCTAGCACCAGAAACGAC GCGGCTTTTCTCTTTACTGTCGTTGGTACAACTGGATTTTTGGGTATTCTTGCTGGCCAGCTTCCTGGG GATTGGGGCTTCTTTGTGCCATACTTGGTCGGGAGCATTTCTTTGGTAGTTCTTGCGATAGGGAGTATCTCCCCGGG GCTGCTTCAGGCTGCAATCGGAGGATTTTCTTCGTTCTTCCCAGATTACAAGGAGAGGATTGCTAGACATGAAGCAGCTCATTTCTTAG TTGCATACTTACTCGGTCTTCCCATCCTCGGGTATTCTCTGGACATCGGGAAAGAGAATGTCAATCTCATCAATGAGAAGCTTGAAAAGCTCATTTACAGTGGACAGCTCGATGCCAAGGAACTAGACAG GTTGGCCGTAGTAGCAATGGCCGGACTGGCTGCAGAAGGTCTGCAATACGACAAAGTGGTCGGACAGTCAGCTGATCTTTTCTCCCTGCAG AGATTTATAAACAGGACTAAACCACCGCTGAGCCGAGATCAACAGCAAAACCTCACCCGATGGGCG GTTTTGTTTGCTGCGTCATTGATAAAAAACAATGGAGCTCTGCATGAAGCTCTGATGGCAGCAATGTCGAAAAACGCAACGGTTATTGAATGCATTGAAGCAATTGAGAAGGCTGGCTGA
- the LOC125216371 gene encoding monothiol glutaredoxin-S1-like: MDTIVKLGSESPVVIFSKSNCCMSHTIDTLIRGYGANPRVYELDRMDEGEKMEKELVALGCNPSVPAVFINKEFVGGSNEVMSLKIRGKLKPLLIKANAIWV; the protein is encoded by the coding sequence ATGGATACCATTGTTAAGTTGGGAAGTGAAAGTCCAGTGGTGATATTCAGCAAGAGCAATTGCTGCATGTCGCATACGATTGATACGTTGATACGTGGCTACGGGGCGAACCCTAGGGTTTATGAGCTCGACCGGATGGATGAGGgggaaaaaatggaaaaggaaTTGGTGGCATTGGGGTGCAATCCCAGCGTGCCGGCTGTGTTCATAAACAAGGAGTTCGTAGGTGGCTCGAATGAGGTCATGAGCCTCAAAATTAGAGGCAAGCTCAAGCCCTTGCTCATCAAGGCCAATGCTATTTGGGTATAG